In Enterobacter sp. 638, a single window of DNA contains:
- a CDS encoding KPN_01571 family protein, giving the protein MNPFLWVLIAILAVDALREYLGLSSLTQLGQFIYALFMHWVML; this is encoded by the coding sequence ATGAATCCTTTCCTTTGGGTATTAATAGCCATTTTAGCCGTAGATGCATTAAGGGAATATTTAGGGCTCTCGTCACTCACGCAGCTAGGGCAATTTATTTACGCTCTTTTTATGCATTGGGTGATGCTTTAA